The following are from one region of the Mustela lutreola isolate mMusLut2 chromosome 7, mMusLut2.pri, whole genome shotgun sequence genome:
- the PABPN1 gene encoding polyadenylate-binding protein 2 isoform X1 yields the protein MAAAAAAAAAAGAAGGRGSGPGRRRHLVPGAGGEAGEGAPGGAGDYGNGLESEELEPEELLLEPEPEPEPEEEPPRPRVPPGAPGPGPGSGAPGSQEEEEEPGLVEGDPGDGAIEDPELEAIKARVREMEEEAEKLKELQNEVEKQMNMSPPPGNAGPVIMSIEEKMEADARSIYVGNVDYGATAEELEAHFHGCGSVNRVTILCDKFSGHPKGFAYIEFSDKESVRTSLALDESLFRGRQIKVIPKRTNRPGISTTDRGFPRARYRARTTNYNSSRSRFYSGFNSRPRGRVYRGRARATSWYSPY from the exons atggcggcggcggcggcggcggcagcagcagcgggGGCTGCGGGCGGTCGGGGCTCCGGGCCGGGGCGGCGGCGCCATCTTGTGCCCGGGGCCGGTGGGGAGGCCGGGGAGGGGGCCCCGGGGGGCGCAGGGGACTACGGGAACGGCCTGGAGTCTGAGGAACTGGAGCCTGAGGAGCTGCTGCTGGAGCCCGAGCCGGAGCCCGAGCCCGAAGAGGAGCCGCCCCGGCCCCGCGTCCCCCCGGGAGCTCCGGGCCCTGGGCCTGGCTCGGGAGCCCCCGgcagccaggaggaggaggaggagccgggACTGGTCGAGGGTGACCCGGGGGACGGCGCCATTGAGGACCCG GAGCTGGAAGCGATCAAAGCTCGAGTCAGGGAGATGGAGGAAGAAGCTGAGAAGCTAAAGGAGCTACAGAACGAGGTAGAGAAACAGATGAATATGAGTCCACCTCCAGGCAATG ctgGCCCAGTGATCATGTCCATTGAAGAGAAGATGGAGGCTGATGCCCGTTCCATCTATGTTGGCAAT GTGGACTATGGTGCAACAGCAGAAGAGCTGGAAGCACACTTTCATGGCTGTGGTTCAGTCAACCGTGTTACCATACTCTGTGACAAATTTAGTGGCCATCCTAAAGG gtttgcATATATAGAGTTCTCAGACAAAGAGTCAGTGAGGACTTCTTTGGCCTTAGATGAGTCCCTATTTAGAGGAAGACAGATCAAG GTGATCCCAAAACGAACCAACAGACCAGGCATCAGCACAACAGACCGGGGTTTCCCACGAGCCCGATACCGTGCCCGGACCACCAACTACAACAGTTCCCGCTCTCGATTCTACAGTGGTTTTAACAGCAGGCCCCGGGGTCGCGTCTACAG gGGCCGGGCTAGAGCGACATCATGGTATTCCCCTTACTAA
- the PABPN1 gene encoding polyadenylate-binding protein 2 isoform X3 yields the protein MEEEAEKLKELQNEVEKQMNMSPPPGNAGPVIMSIEEKMEADARSIYVGNVDYGATAEELEAHFHGCGSVNRVTILCDKFSGHPKGFAYIEFSDKESVRTSLALDESLFRGRQIKVIPKRTNRPGISTTDRGFPRARYRARTTNYNSSRSRFYSGFNSRPRGRVYRGRARATSWYSPY from the exons ATGGAGGAAGAAGCTGAGAAGCTAAAGGAGCTACAGAACGAGGTAGAGAAACAGATGAATATGAGTCCACCTCCAGGCAATG ctgGCCCAGTGATCATGTCCATTGAAGAGAAGATGGAGGCTGATGCCCGTTCCATCTATGTTGGCAAT GTGGACTATGGTGCAACAGCAGAAGAGCTGGAAGCACACTTTCATGGCTGTGGTTCAGTCAACCGTGTTACCATACTCTGTGACAAATTTAGTGGCCATCCTAAAGG gtttgcATATATAGAGTTCTCAGACAAAGAGTCAGTGAGGACTTCTTTGGCCTTAGATGAGTCCCTATTTAGAGGAAGACAGATCAAG GTGATCCCAAAACGAACCAACAGACCAGGCATCAGCACAACAGACCGGGGTTTCCCACGAGCCCGATACCGTGCCCGGACCACCAACTACAACAGTTCCCGCTCTCGATTCTACAGTGGTTTTAACAGCAGGCCCCGGGGTCGCGTCTACAG gGGCCGGGCTAGAGCGACATCATGGTATTCCCCTTACTAA
- the PPP1R3E gene encoding protein phosphatase 1 regulatory subunit 3E produces the protein MSRERPPRTDIPRNLSFIAALTERAYYRSQRPSLEEEPEVEPGEGGTRLGARSRAPAPSRGRRALSAPAGGGGVRAPRSRSPDTRKRVRFADALGLELAAVRRFRPGELPRVPRHVQIQLQRDALRHFGPCQPRARGLQEARAALEPASEPGFAARLQAQRICLERAEAGPLGVAGSARVLDLAYEKRVSVRWSADGWRSQREAPASYAGPAPPPPRADRFAFRLPAPPIGGALLFALRYRVTGHEFWDNNGGRDYALRGPEHPGSGGNPEPQGWIHFI, from the exons ATGTCTCGAGAGCGTCCCCCCCGCACCGACATCCCCCGCAACCTGAGCTTCATAGCCGCATTAACAGAGCGTGCCTACTACCGCAGCCAGCGGCCCAGCCTAGAGGAGGAGCCGGAGGTGGAGCCAGGCGAGGGCGGGACGCGCCTTGGGGCCCGATCTCGCGCTCCCGCTCCGAGTCGGGGTCGCCGGGCCCTTTCTGCACCTGCCGGAGGCGGCGGGGTCCGGGCGCCCCGCAGCCGCAGCCCCGACACCCGTAAGAGAGTGCGTTTCGCCGACGCGCTTGGGCTGGAGCTGGCCGCGGTGCGTCGCTTCCGCCCCGGAGAGCTGCCCCGGGTGCCCCGCCACGTGCAAATCCAGCTGCAGAGGGACGCCCTCCGCCACTTCGGGCCGTGCCAGCCTCGCGCCCGCGGCCTCCAG gAGGCGCGCGCCGCCCTGGAGCCGGCCAGCGAGCCCGGCTTTGCCGCTCGCTTGCAGGCGCAGCGCATCTGCCTGGAACGCGCCGAGGCGGGCCCGCTGGGCGTGGCCGGGAGCGCGCGCGTGCTGGACCTGGCGTACGAGAAGCGCGTGAGCGTGCGCTGGAGCGCCGACGGCTGGCGGAGTCAACGCGAGGCACCCGCCTCCTACGCCGGCCCGGCACCGCCCCCGCCGCGTGCAGACCGCTTTGCATTTCGCCTTCCCGCGCCACCCATTGGGGGCGCCCTGCTTTTCGCCCTTCGCTACCGCGTGACCGGCCACGAGTTCTGGGACAACAACGGCGGCCGCGACTATGCTCTACGAGGGCCCGAGCACCCCGGGAGTGGCGGAAACCCGGAGCCCCAGGGGTGGATCCACTTTATCTGA
- the PABPN1 gene encoding polyadenylate-binding protein 2 isoform X2, giving the protein MATPASAPDTRALVADFVGYKLRQKGYVCGAGPGEGPAADPLHQAMRAAGDEFETRFRRTFSDLAAQLHVTPGSAQQRFTQVSDELFQGGPNWGRLVAFFVFGAALCAESVNKEMEPLVGQVQEWMVAYLETRLADWIHSSGGWAEFTALYGDGALEEARRLREGNWASVRTVLTGAVALGALVTVGAFFASK; this is encoded by the exons ATGGCGACCCCGGCCTCAGCCCCAGACACACGGGCTCTAGTGGCAGACTTTGTAGGCTATAAGCTGAGGCAGAAGGGTTATGTTTGTGGAGCTGGCCCTGGGGAGGGCCCAGCAGCTGACCCACTGCACCAAGCCATGCGGGCAGCTGGAGATGAGTTTGAGACCCGCTTCCGGCGTACCTTCTCTGATTTGGCAGCCCAGCTGCATGTGACCCCAGGCTCGGCCCAGCAGCGCTTCACCCAGGTCTCTGACGAACTCTTCCAAGGGGGCCCCAACTGGGGCCGCCTTGTGGCCTTCTTTGTCTTTGGAGCCGCACTGTGTGCTGAGAGTGTCAACAAAGAGATGGAGCCACTTGTGGGCCAAGTGCAAGAGTGGATGGTGGCCTACCTGGAGACGCGGCTGGCCGACTGGATCCACAGCAGTGGGGGCTGG GCGGAGTTCACAGCTCTATACGGGGACGGGGCCCTGGAGGAGGCGCGGCGTCTGCGGGAGGGGAACTGGGCCTCAGTGAGGACAGTGCTGACAGGGGCCGTGGCACTGGGGGCCCTGGTAACTGTAGGGGCCTTTTTTGCTAGCAAGTGA
- the PABPN1 gene encoding polyadenylate-binding protein 2 isoform X4 — translation MATPASAPDTRALVADFVGYKLRQKGYVCGAGPGEGPAADPLHQAMRAAGDEFETRFRRTFSDLAAQLHVTPGSAQQRFTQVSDELFQGGPNWGRLVAFFVFGAALCAESVNKEMEPLVGQVQEWMVAYLETRLADWIHSSGGWFSQTTGAEMAAELIFSEILSDYDSALNPPVPEELEAIKARVREMEEEAEKLKELQNEVEKQMNMSPPPGNAGPVIMSIEEKMEADARSIYVGNVDYGATAEELEAHFHGCGSVNRVTILCDKFSGHPKGFAYIEFSDKESVRTSLALDESLFRGRQIKVIPKRTNRPGISTTDRGFPRARYRARTTNYNSSRSRFYSGFNSRPRGRVYRGRARATSWYSPY, via the exons ATGGCGACCCCGGCCTCAGCCCCAGACACACGGGCTCTAGTGGCAGACTTTGTAGGCTATAAGCTGAGGCAGAAGGGTTATGTTTGTGGAGCTGGCCCTGGGGAGGGCCCAGCAGCTGACCCACTGCACCAAGCCATGCGGGCAGCTGGAGATGAGTTTGAGACCCGCTTCCGGCGTACCTTCTCTGATTTGGCAGCCCAGCTGCATGTGACCCCAGGCTCGGCCCAGCAGCGCTTCACCCAGGTCTCTGACGAACTCTTCCAAGGGGGCCCCAACTGGGGCCGCCTTGTGGCCTTCTTTGTCTTTGGAGCCGCACTGTGTGCTGAGAGTGTCAACAAAGAGATGGAGCCACTTGTGGGCCAAGTGCAAGAGTGGATGGTGGCCTACCTGGAGACGCGGCTGGCCGACTGGATCCACAGCAGTGGGGGCTGG TTCTCCCAGACCACTGGAGCTGAGATGGCTGCTGAATTAATTTTCAGTGAAATTTTAAGTGACTATGACTCTGCTTTGAATCCCCCTGTTCCTGAG GAGCTGGAAGCGATCAAAGCTCGAGTCAGGGAGATGGAGGAAGAAGCTGAGAAGCTAAAGGAGCTACAGAACGAGGTAGAGAAACAGATGAATATGAGTCCACCTCCAGGCAATG ctgGCCCAGTGATCATGTCCATTGAAGAGAAGATGGAGGCTGATGCCCGTTCCATCTATGTTGGCAAT GTGGACTATGGTGCAACAGCAGAAGAGCTGGAAGCACACTTTCATGGCTGTGGTTCAGTCAACCGTGTTACCATACTCTGTGACAAATTTAGTGGCCATCCTAAAGG gtttgcATATATAGAGTTCTCAGACAAAGAGTCAGTGAGGACTTCTTTGGCCTTAGATGAGTCCCTATTTAGAGGAAGACAGATCAAG GTGATCCCAAAACGAACCAACAGACCAGGCATCAGCACAACAGACCGGGGTTTCCCACGAGCCCGATACCGTGCCCGGACCACCAACTACAACAGTTCCCGCTCTCGATTCTACAGTGGTTTTAACAGCAGGCCCCGGGGTCGCGTCTACAG gGGCCGGGCTAGAGCGACATCATGGTATTCCCCTTACTAA